In the genome of Cryptomeria japonica chromosome 8, Sugi_1.0, whole genome shotgun sequence, one region contains:
- the LOC131041642 gene encoding protein DETOXIFICATION 27, translated as MAESLEVPLIHEKQNGDVEISCNLQGGNESGPVTCSKDVGRRILQESNKMWAIAGPAIFSRIAMYGTNVVTQAFAGHIGDLELAAISIASTVIVGFNFGLFLGMGSALETLCGQAFGARKYHLLGLYMQRAWIVLFGVAILLLPLYIFATPILKILGQPDDIAELTGKVSIWFIPQHFSFVLLFPVQRFLQSQLKNMVIAWISAATLVLHIFLSWLFIIKLDMGLIGSAMTLNLAWWLPPIAQILYATCGGCPLTWTGLSRDAFTDLWPFLKLSAASGVMLCLENWYYRVLVLLTGNLPDSQVAVDSLSICMSINGWEMMIPLGFFAATGVRVANELGAGNGKGAKFAVIVSAATSTVIGLVFCLLIIVLRQEFALAFTSSPTILKAVSKLSILLSFTVLFNSIQPVLSGVAVGSGWQSYVAYINIGCYYGIGIPFGVMLGWVFNQGVLGIWTGMICGTAVQTIVLAIIVYRCDWDREAAQAIDRVSR; from the exons ATGGCAGAGTCTTTAGAAGTTCCACTTATTCATGAGAAGCAGAATGGGGATGTAGAAATTTCATGTAATTTGCAGGGGGGCAATGAGAGTGGGCCAGTTACATGCTCAAAAGATGTAGGAAGACGGATTTTACAAGAATCAAATAAAATGTGGGCGATTGCAGGGCCTGCCATTTTCAGCCGCATAGCTATGTATGGAACAAATGTTGTTACTCAGGCTTTTGCAGGACATATTGGAGATTTGGAATTGGCTGCCATTTCTATCGCCAGTACTGTCATTGTGGGATTCAACTTTGGTCTCTTT TTGGGCATGGGTAGCGCCCTGGAGACCCTGTGCGGCCAAGCTTTTGGGGCTCGGAAATATCACTTGTTGGGATTATATATGCAACGAGCATGGATTGTCCTCTTTGGTGTTGCAATTCTTCTTTTACCATTGTATATATTTGCAACCCctatcttgaagatccttggacaGCCAGATGACATTGCTGAATTAACTGGAAAAGTTTCAATCTGGTTCATTCCCCAACACTTCTCATTTGTACTCCTCTTTCCTGTTCAGAGGTTCTTGCAATCCCAGTTGAAAAACATGGTCATTGCATGGATCTCTGCAGCCACTTTGGTACTCCACATTTTTCTAAGCTGGCTGTTTATTATCAAATTGGACATGGGGCTAATTGGTTCAGCAATGACATTGAATTTGGCATGGTGGTTGCCCCCAATTGCCCAAATCCTTTATGCCACTTGTGGGGGTTGCCCGCTGACGTGGACAGGTTTGTCCAGAGATGCATTCACAGATTTGTGGCCTTTTCTGAAGCTCTCTGCTGCATCCGGTGTCATGCTATG TTTAGAGAATTGGTATTACAGAGTATTGGTTCTCTTGACAGGAAATTTGCCAGATTCGCAAGTTGCAGTTGATTCTCTTTCTATCTG CATGAGCATCAATGGTTGGGAGATGATGATACCGCTTGGTTTTTTTGCTGCTACTGG CGTGAGGGTGGCCAATGAGCTGGGTGCTGGAAATGGCAAAGGAGCCAAATTCGCAGTTATTGTTTCTGCAGCTACTTCGACTGTGATAGGCCTTGTTTTCTGTTTGCTCATTATTGTGCTTCGCCAGGAATTTGCTCTGGCCTTTACAAGTAGTCCCACAATTCTAAAAGCGGTCTCTAAACTGTCCATTTTGTTGAGCTTTACTGTCCTCTTTAACAGTATTCAGCCAGTCCTGTCAG GGGTAGCAGTAGGATCAGGATGGCAATCTTATGTTGCTTACATCAATATTGGCTGTTACTATGGCATTGGTATCCCTTTTGGAGTGATGCTTGGTTGGGTGTTTAACCAGGGTGTTTTG GGGATCTGGACAGGAATGATATGTGGTACAGCAGTTCAGACCATTGTTCTGGCAATTATTGTGTATCGATGTGACTGGGACAGAGAG GCTGCTCAAGCCATAGATCGAGTCAGTAGATAA